AGCGCTTCCTCGACCGTCTCGTTGCGCTCGAGCCCGCCGCCCGGCATATGCCAGCCGCCGATATAGCTATGGCGCACGAGAAAGATGCGGCCGTCTGCATCGAAACAGGCGGCCCGCACGCCCACGGTCATGCTGCGGACGAAACTGAAATAGACATGCAGCAGGCGCAACGCCAGCCTCATGTACAGGGGCCGGTTTTCTTTATCCACTATCGCTCCGTTTCAGCTCTTCATCGCGCCCGATGTGTTTGATTTGTCAATAAGCTGGTCTATGTCTCGTAACATGTTCAAGCTCGCGCATATCTCCGACGTCCACCTCGGGCCGTTGCCCAGTCTTTCCATTCAAGAGCTGTTTTCTAAACGCATAACAGGCTTTGTGAACTGGCATCGAAATCGACGCAAGCACCTTTTCGGCAGCACGTTGGATCTGCTGCTCGACGACATTCGCGCCCATCAGGCCGATCACGTGGCCGTCACCGGCGACCTCGTCAATCTGGCGAGCGGCATTGAGATTCGCGCCGCCGCTGCATGGCTGCGCGCGCTCGGCGATCCTGCCAACACGTCAGTCGTTCCCGGCAATCATGACGCCTATGTGCCAGGCGCCTATGAGAAGTCGATGCGCGCCTGGTACGATTATGTCCGCGGCGATCTGGCCCCGCCGCAATGGCAGGACGACCGCCATATCTTCCCCTATCTGCGCATCCGCGGCAAAGTCGCGATTGTTGGCTGTTCGACGGCGGTCGCCACCCCTCCCTTCGCCGCGTCTGGCTTTTTCGGCGCGCGACAGGCCCGCGATACTGTCAACATACTGCGTGCGGCTGGCGAAGCCGGTCTCTTCCGCGTCGTCATGATCCATCACCCGCCGATCCGCGGCGCCACGGCCTTCTACAAACGGATGATCGGCATCCGCCGCTTCGCTGCCGTGATTTCGACGGGCGGCGCCGAACTCGTCTTGCACGGCCATACGCACCTGAACACGCTGCATTGGCTGCGCGGCCAAGTGCAGCCAGTGCCTGTCGTCGGCATCGCGTCAGCCTCACAGGGACCGGGCAGCACCAAGCCGCCCGCTGCCTACAACCTCTTCTCTATCGACGGCTCTCCCGGCGCCTGGGAGCTCAGCGGCGAGCGCTTCAGTCTTAACAGGGCCGGCGATGCAGTGATGCCGGAAAGCACCGATATTTTCGCGCCTTAGCGCCGGCTCCTGACTCTTTTTGTATAGCACTTGAATCGATCTGCGAGGAGATCGGCCCACCGTCGCAACATTTGCCATGGAGGTTGCTTACCCTCTTGGTATTTTTAGTGGTAAGCGTACAATTCAAGCAACTGCATTGCCTGAGAACGGAGCGCGCCGATGACTTCTTCTTTCCGTCAACTGTCCAGACTTTCGCTCGCCGCCGGCTTTGCCTTCGGCATCGCCACGGCCGCTTTCGCGGTCGGAGACAACAATGATGACACCAATCCGCCGCCGAAGACCCAGACGACCAAGACCTGCACCGGCGGCAAGGTTTGGGACAAGGCCAAGAAGGAATGTGTCAACCCGAAGAAGAGCAGCTTCAACGACGACGATCTCTACAAATTCGCCCGCGAGTTTGCCTATGCCGGCCAGTATGACAATGCCATCACCGTGCTCAATCTTGCCCGCAACCAGAACGACCCGCGCATCCTGAACTATCTCGGCTACGCCAACCGCAAGGCCGGCCGCATGGAGCTCGGCATGTCCTACTACCGCAAAGCGCTGCAGGCGGATGAGAACTACATCCTCGCCCGCTCCTACATGGGTATGGCGCTGGTGGAACAGGGAGACATCCAGGGCGCCCGCGTCCAGCTTGTCGAAATCCGTGATCGCGGCGGCGAAGGCACCTGGGCCTATCGCGCTCTGCTGCAAAGCTTGAACGGCTACAAGACATATTGACGCAAGCTTTGCGGGCCACAATACGAAAATCCCTTGGGAAAGAGGGATGAAGACGACCGGATGCTTGCGAAGTGCAGGAGACTTGTTTCATAAAGCACATGTATCGCCGGCGCCAACCATGTCGGCTTCGCGCCGAGGGCGAACCCTTCGTCCGCGAAACCATTGTGAATGTTTCTTGGATAGACAATG
This Rhizobium brockwellii DNA region includes the following protein-coding sequences:
- a CDS encoding metallophosphoesterase family protein yields the protein MFKLAHISDVHLGPLPSLSIQELFSKRITGFVNWHRNRRKHLFGSTLDLLLDDIRAHQADHVAVTGDLVNLASGIEIRAAAAWLRALGDPANTSVVPGNHDAYVPGAYEKSMRAWYDYVRGDLAPPQWQDDRHIFPYLRIRGKVAIVGCSTAVATPPFAASGFFGARQARDTVNILRAAGEAGLFRVVMIHHPPIRGATAFYKRMIGIRRFAAVISTGGAELVLHGHTHLNTLHWLRGQVQPVPVVGIASASQGPGSTKPPAAYNLFSIDGSPGAWELSGERFSLNRAGDAVMPESTDIFAP
- a CDS encoding tetratricopeptide repeat protein — translated: MTSSFRQLSRLSLAAGFAFGIATAAFAVGDNNDDTNPPPKTQTTKTCTGGKVWDKAKKECVNPKKSSFNDDDLYKFAREFAYAGQYDNAITVLNLARNQNDPRILNYLGYANRKAGRMELGMSYYRKALQADENYILARSYMGMALVEQGDIQGARVQLVEIRDRGGEGTWAYRALLQSLNGYKTY